A genomic segment from Cryptosporangium minutisporangium encodes:
- the htpG gene encoding molecular chaperone HtpG, with translation MTGRTETLEFQAETQALMQLMIHSIYSNKDIFLRELISNGSDALDKLRIESLVNSDLDVDRSDLHLELEPDAEARTLTVRDNGIGMSRDEVVSLIGTIAKSGTAELLRKLRESNSADSAELIGQFGVGFYSSFMVADRVTLLTRRAGESTGTRWESTGEGTYTIEDVDDAPQGTAVTLHLKPVDTDDQLHDYADPAVVRSIVKKYSDFIAWPIRLAGSDEPINSMKALWARPRAEVTEAEYAEFYKHVSHDWTDPLETIHVKAEGTFEYDALLFLPARAPFDLYTRDAQRGVQLYVKRVFIMADCEALVPQYLRFVKGVVDAQDLSLNVSREILQQDRQIQAVRRRLVKKVLGTLRDLQTQHPEKYQTFWAEFGRALKEGLLEDSANREQILDLLSFSSTADPSKLVTLREYVERRPEGQTEIYYLTGDSRATIENSPHLEAFRAKGYEVLVLTDPIDEVWVDQVTEYDGIPLKSVAKGQVDLGSTSAETPAEFDGLLTWMAGALSESVKEVRLSTRLVSSPACVVGDANDLTPTLEKMYRAMGQPLPPVKRILELNPSHPLVTGLRDAHARAADDPALPETAELLYGMALLAEGGELTDPARFARVLADRLTKTL, from the coding sequence GTGACCGGTCGTACCGAGACGCTGGAGTTCCAGGCCGAGACCCAGGCACTCATGCAGCTGATGATCCATTCGATCTACTCGAACAAGGACATCTTCCTGCGGGAACTGATCTCCAACGGCTCCGACGCCCTGGACAAGCTCCGGATCGAGAGCCTGGTGAACTCGGACCTGGACGTCGACCGGTCCGACCTCCACCTGGAGCTGGAGCCGGACGCCGAGGCGCGGACACTCACCGTCCGGGACAACGGCATCGGGATGTCGCGGGACGAGGTCGTGTCGCTGATCGGGACGATCGCCAAGTCCGGGACGGCCGAGCTGCTGCGGAAGCTCCGGGAGTCGAACTCGGCGGACAGCGCCGAGCTGATCGGCCAGTTCGGTGTCGGGTTCTACTCGTCGTTCATGGTCGCCGACCGGGTCACGCTGCTGACCCGCCGGGCCGGCGAGTCCACCGGCACCCGTTGGGAGTCGACCGGCGAGGGCACGTACACGATCGAAGACGTCGACGACGCTCCGCAGGGCACCGCGGTCACGCTGCACCTCAAGCCGGTCGATACCGACGACCAACTGCACGATTACGCCGATCCAGCGGTGGTGCGTTCGATCGTCAAGAAGTACTCGGACTTCATCGCGTGGCCCATTCGTCTGGCGGGCTCCGACGAGCCGATCAACTCGATGAAGGCGCTCTGGGCCCGCCCGCGCGCTGAGGTCACCGAGGCCGAGTACGCCGAGTTCTACAAGCACGTCAGCCACGACTGGACCGACCCGCTGGAGACGATCCACGTCAAGGCGGAGGGCACGTTCGAGTACGACGCGCTGCTGTTCCTGCCCGCCCGGGCGCCGTTCGACCTGTACACCCGGGACGCCCAGCGCGGCGTCCAGCTCTACGTCAAGCGGGTGTTCATCATGGCCGACTGCGAGGCGCTGGTGCCGCAGTACCTGCGCTTCGTCAAGGGGGTCGTGGACGCGCAGGACCTCTCGCTCAACGTGTCGCGGGAGATCCTGCAGCAGGACCGGCAGATCCAGGCCGTCCGGCGGCGGCTGGTGAAGAAGGTGCTGGGAACGCTGCGCGACCTGCAGACCCAGCACCCGGAGAAGTATCAGACGTTCTGGGCGGAGTTCGGGCGGGCGCTGAAGGAGGGCCTGCTCGAGGACTCCGCCAACCGCGAGCAGATCCTCGACCTGCTGTCGTTCTCCTCGACGGCGGACCCGTCGAAGCTGGTCACCCTTCGCGAGTACGTCGAGCGGCGTCCGGAGGGGCAGACCGAGATCTACTACCTCACCGGCGACTCCCGGGCGACGATCGAGAACTCCCCGCACCTGGAGGCCTTCCGGGCGAAGGGCTACGAGGTGCTGGTACTCACCGATCCGATCGACGAGGTCTGGGTCGACCAGGTCACCGAGTACGACGGCATTCCGCTGAAGTCGGTGGCGAAGGGCCAGGTCGACCTGGGTTCGACGTCGGCGGAGACTCCGGCCGAGTTCGACGGTCTGCTCACGTGGATGGCCGGCGCGCTCTCCGAGTCGGTCAAGGAGGTGCGACTCTCGACCCGGCTGGTCAGCTCACCGGCCTGCGTGGTCGGTGACGCGAACGACCTGACGCCGACGCTGGAGAAGATGTACCGGGCGATGGGACAGCCGCTACCGCCGGTGAAGCGGATCCTGGAGCTCAACCCGTCGCACCCGCTCGTCACCGGCCTCCGCGACGCCCACGCCCGGGCCGCCGACGACCCGGCGCTGCCGGAGACCGCGGAGCTTCTCTACGGGATGGCGCTGCTCGCCGAGGGCGGAGAGCTGACGGACCCGGCGCGGTTCGCGCGGGTGCTGGCGGATCGCTTGACGAAGACGCTGTAG
- a CDS encoding HAMP domain-containing sensor histidine kinase: protein MPDLLIVSGLALGSSGAVAVAGLLGLRFLRGRSVTAHLCMLVTVTVTSVVTAVVVVAEAMFLSAHDLGVLGVVLAVAGVVSLGFSLLAGRRLARASVWAAEARAREQALERSRREVVAWVSHDLRTPLAGLRAMAEALEDGVIEADERTDYHRRIRLEADRIAELVDDLFELSRINAGALQLTLGEVPLGEVVSDAVASAAPVAKAKGVRLVADPSPYGVVRASEPELGRVLANLLVNAIRHTPAEGVVTVVGGSDDDGGWVAVSDECGGIPIADLPRVFDTAFRGESARTPSAPEDPLGSGGGLGLAIAHGLVEVHGGRIAVDNTDCGCQFTVRIPAPTA from the coding sequence ATGCCTGACCTGCTGATCGTGAGTGGGCTGGCGCTCGGGTCGTCCGGTGCGGTGGCGGTGGCCGGCCTGCTCGGGTTGCGGTTCCTCCGCGGACGCTCGGTCACCGCGCACCTGTGCATGCTGGTCACGGTCACGGTCACGTCGGTGGTCACCGCGGTGGTCGTGGTGGCCGAGGCGATGTTCCTCAGCGCCCACGACCTCGGCGTGCTCGGTGTCGTGCTGGCCGTGGCGGGCGTCGTCAGCCTCGGGTTCTCGCTGCTCGCCGGGCGTCGGCTGGCCAGGGCGAGCGTCTGGGCGGCCGAAGCCCGCGCGCGGGAGCAGGCGCTGGAGCGCAGCCGCCGCGAGGTGGTTGCCTGGGTCTCGCACGACCTGCGGACGCCGCTGGCCGGCCTGCGTGCGATGGCCGAGGCGCTGGAGGACGGCGTCATCGAGGCCGACGAGAGAACCGACTACCACCGGCGGATCCGGCTGGAGGCCGACCGGATCGCCGAGCTGGTCGACGACCTGTTCGAACTGTCCCGGATCAACGCGGGGGCGCTCCAGCTGACGCTCGGCGAGGTGCCGCTCGGAGAGGTGGTCTCGGACGCGGTCGCCAGCGCCGCGCCGGTCGCCAAGGCCAAGGGCGTGCGGCTGGTCGCCGACCCCTCGCCGTACGGAGTGGTCCGGGCGAGCGAGCCGGAGCTCGGGCGGGTGCTGGCGAACCTGCTGGTGAACGCGATCCGGCACACCCCGGCCGAGGGCGTCGTCACGGTCGTCGGCGGCAGCGACGACGACGGAGGCTGGGTCGCGGTGAGCGACGAGTGCGGCGGGATTCCGATCGCGGACCTGCCGCGCGTCTTCGACACCGCGTTCCGCGGCGAGAGTGCGCGGACGCCGTCCGCGCCGGAGGACCCGCTCGGCTCCGGAGGCGGGCTCGGCCTGGCGATCGCGCACGGGCTGGTCGAGGTCCACGGCGGGCGGATCGCCGTGGACAACACCGACTGCGGCTGCCAGTTCACGGTCCGGATCCCCGCGCCGACGGCCTGA
- a CDS encoding mycothiol transferase, translated as MNVNELLTEGYGRLPDLVRSAVEGLSPEQLRWAPAEGANSIGWLVWHLTRVQDDHVAEVLGQEQVYATGDWPGRFGLSDPTDTGYGHSPAQVAAVRPESDQVLIDYYEAVAARTNKFLAGLSPADLDWVVDERWDPPVTLGVRLVSILDDDTQHVGQAAYVRGLLP; from the coding sequence ATGAACGTCAACGAGCTGCTCACCGAGGGTTACGGCCGCCTGCCGGACCTCGTCCGCTCCGCCGTCGAGGGCCTCAGCCCGGAGCAACTGCGCTGGGCGCCGGCCGAGGGTGCGAACTCGATCGGCTGGCTGGTCTGGCACCTGACCCGGGTCCAGGACGATCACGTGGCCGAAGTGCTGGGACAGGAGCAGGTGTACGCGACCGGCGACTGGCCGGGGCGCTTCGGGCTGTCCGACCCGACCGACACCGGCTACGGCCACTCCCCCGCCCAGGTCGCGGCCGTGCGGCCGGAGAGCGACCAGGTGCTGATCGACTACTACGAAGCGGTCGCCGCCCGCACGAACAAGTTCCTCGCCGGCCTGTCCCCCGCCGACCTGGACTGGGTGGTCGACGAGCGCTGGGACCCGCCGGTCACGCTCGGCGTCCGCCTGGTGAGCATCCTCGACGACGACACCCAACACGTCGGCCAGGCCGCGTACGTGCGCGGGCTGCTGCCCTAG
- a CDS encoding ATP-binding cassette domain-containing protein: MPLPAADSHDVIEVRGARVNNLRDVSLDVPKRRLTVFTGVSGSGKSSLVFGTIAAESQRLINETYTAFLQSFMPSIGRPDVDALRNLSAAIIVDQERMGANSRSTVGTATDALTMLRIVFSRLGTPHVGTSSAFSFNLPEGMCTECEGIGKVSTIDVAELVDETKSLNEGAITVPNFTPDSWYWRAYPESGLVDPDLKVQDFSPQMREDFLFKPATKMKLGGINTTYEGLVVKVKRLFIDKGSESTQPHVRAFVERAVTFAPCPACGGARLNPAALESRIAGKNIAECAAMQISDLADFVRAIDEESVAPLLATLRQTLDSLVEIGLGYLSLDRESGTLSGGESQRVKMIRHLGSSLTDITYVFDEPTVGLHPHDIQRMNDLLLLLRDKGNTVLVVEHKPEVIAIADHVVDLGPGAGPHGGTLCYAGDLAGLRASGTLTGRHLDHRVTLRENVRKPTGHLPIRSAAQHNLKNVDVDIPLGVLTVVTGVAGSGKSSLIHGNLTGQEGVVVVDQSAIRGSRRSNPATYTGLLDPVRTAFAKANGVKAALFSANSQGACPKCNGIGLIYTDLAMMAGVATVCEQCEGRRYTPEVLGYTLRGKNIGEVLAMPVAEAREFFAEGPASARAILARLDDVGLGYLGLGQPLTTLSGGERQRLKLAIRMAEKAVTYVLDEPTSGLHLADVDQLLGLLDRLVDDGNTVIVIEHHQAVMAHADWIVDLGPGAGHDGGEVVFTGTPAELVRAGKTLTATHLRTYLER; this comes from the coding sequence GTGCCGTTGCCCGCCGCCGACAGCCACGACGTCATCGAGGTCCGTGGAGCGCGCGTGAACAATCTGCGCGACGTCTCGCTCGACGTGCCCAAACGTCGCCTCACGGTCTTCACCGGCGTCTCCGGCTCCGGCAAGTCGTCGCTGGTGTTCGGGACGATCGCCGCGGAGTCGCAGCGCCTGATCAACGAGACCTACACCGCGTTCCTGCAGTCGTTCATGCCGAGCATCGGCCGGCCCGACGTCGACGCGCTGCGCAACCTCTCCGCGGCGATCATCGTCGACCAGGAACGGATGGGCGCGAACTCCCGCTCGACGGTCGGCACCGCCACCGACGCCCTTACGATGCTGCGGATCGTGTTCAGCCGCCTCGGCACCCCGCACGTCGGCACGTCCAGCGCGTTCAGCTTCAACCTTCCCGAGGGCATGTGCACGGAGTGCGAGGGCATCGGCAAGGTCTCGACGATCGACGTCGCCGAGCTCGTCGACGAGACGAAGTCGCTGAACGAGGGCGCGATCACCGTTCCGAACTTCACGCCGGACTCCTGGTACTGGCGGGCGTACCCGGAGTCCGGCCTGGTCGACCCGGATCTGAAGGTGCAGGACTTCAGCCCGCAGATGCGGGAGGACTTCCTCTTCAAACCGGCCACCAAGATGAAGCTGGGCGGGATCAACACCACGTACGAGGGCCTGGTGGTGAAGGTCAAGCGCCTCTTCATCGACAAGGGCAGCGAGAGTACCCAGCCCCACGTCCGGGCGTTCGTCGAGCGCGCGGTGACGTTCGCACCGTGCCCGGCCTGCGGTGGCGCCCGGCTCAACCCGGCCGCGCTGGAGTCGCGGATCGCCGGGAAGAACATCGCCGAGTGCGCGGCGATGCAGATCAGCGACCTGGCTGACTTCGTGCGCGCGATCGACGAGGAGTCGGTGGCCCCGCTGCTGGCCACGCTCCGCCAGACGCTGGACTCGCTGGTCGAGATCGGACTCGGCTACCTCAGCCTGGATCGCGAGTCGGGCACGCTCTCCGGCGGCGAGTCGCAGCGGGTCAAGATGATCCGGCACCTCGGGTCGAGCCTGACCGACATCACCTACGTCTTCGACGAGCCCACCGTCGGCCTGCACCCGCACGACATCCAGCGGATGAACGACCTGCTCCTGCTGCTGCGCGACAAGGGCAACACGGTGCTGGTCGTGGAGCACAAGCCCGAGGTCATCGCGATCGCCGACCACGTCGTCGACCTCGGTCCTGGCGCCGGCCCGCACGGTGGAACCCTCTGTTACGCCGGTGACCTGGCCGGGCTCCGCGCGTCCGGCACGCTCACCGGACGACACCTCGACCACCGGGTGACGCTGCGGGAGAACGTCCGGAAGCCCACCGGGCACCTGCCGATCAGGAGCGCGGCCCAGCACAACCTGAAGAACGTCGACGTGGACATCCCTCTGGGCGTGCTCACGGTCGTCACCGGCGTCGCCGGCTCCGGCAAGAGCTCGCTGATCCACGGCAACCTGACAGGGCAGGAGGGCGTGGTCGTCGTCGACCAGTCGGCGATCCGCGGCTCGCGGCGCAGCAACCCGGCGACCTACACCGGCCTGCTCGACCCGGTGCGCACCGCGTTCGCCAAGGCCAACGGTGTGAAGGCGGCGCTGTTCAGCGCGAACTCGCAAGGCGCCTGCCCGAAGTGCAACGGGATCGGGCTGATCTACACCGACCTCGCGATGATGGCCGGCGTCGCGACCGTCTGCGAGCAGTGCGAGGGCAGGCGGTACACGCCCGAGGTGCTCGGCTACACCCTGCGCGGCAAGAACATCGGCGAGGTGCTCGCGATGCCGGTAGCGGAGGCCCGTGAGTTCTTCGCCGAGGGTCCCGCGTCGGCGCGGGCCATTCTCGCGCGGCTGGACGACGTCGGGCTGGGCTATCTGGGCCTGGGCCAGCCGCTGACCACCCTCTCCGGCGGTGAACGCCAGCGGCTGAAGCTGGCGATCCGGATGGCGGAGAAGGCCGTCACGTACGTCCTGGACGAGCCCACCAGCGGGCTGCACCTGGCCGATGTGGACCAGTTGCTCGGCCTGCTCGACCGCCTCGTCGACGACGGCAACACGGTGATCGTCATCGAGCACCACCAGGCCGTGATGGCGCACGCCGACTGGATCGTCGACCTCGGGCCGGGCGCCGGTCACGACGGCGGCGAGGTCGTGTTCACCGGGACGCCGGCCGAGCTGGTGCGGGCCGGGAAGACCCTCACCGCCACACATCTCCGGACCTACCTGGAGCGCTAG
- a CDS encoding DUF1992 domain-containing protein — translation MAETERPTGPIESWVERMISEAIERGEFDNLPGEGKPIPGIDDPPDPLWWVKQKMRRENLSVVPPSLALRKEVEDALDKAYAARSEQQIWDLLEPINKKIRAAIRVPPVGPPLNLMPIDIDRVVRRWQERRAG, via the coding sequence ATGGCGGAAACGGAGCGGCCGACGGGGCCGATCGAGTCGTGGGTCGAGCGGATGATCAGCGAGGCCATCGAGCGCGGGGAGTTCGACAACCTGCCGGGTGAGGGCAAGCCGATCCCCGGTATCGACGATCCGCCCGACCCGCTCTGGTGGGTGAAGCAGAAGATGCGCCGGGAGAATCTCTCGGTGGTCCCGCCGTCGCTCGCCCTGCGCAAAGAGGTCGAGGACGCCCTCGACAAGGCCTACGCGGCGCGTAGCGAGCAGCAGATCTGGGACCTGCTCGAGCCGATCAACAAGAAGATCCGGGCGGCGATCCGGGTGCCGCCGGTCGGACCGCCGCTGAATCTGATGCCGATCGACATCGACCGCGTGGTGCGGCGCTGGCAAGAGCGCCGCGCAGGCTGA
- a CDS encoding TraR/DksA family transcriptional regulator, translating into MEADRDLIHQVLTEERVDTAAQISALTADLDGIIEAAAMVATDDEHDPEGTTIAYERAHTASLLSAAVTRLGELDRALARHAAGDYGRCESCGGPIAPERLVARPAATTCITCARA; encoded by the coding sequence ATGGAGGCGGACCGGGATCTGATCCACCAGGTGCTCACCGAAGAGCGCGTGGACACCGCGGCCCAGATCAGCGCGCTCACCGCAGACCTCGACGGGATCATCGAGGCGGCCGCGATGGTCGCCACCGACGACGAGCACGACCCGGAGGGCACCACGATCGCGTACGAGCGGGCGCACACGGCGTCGCTGCTGTCGGCCGCGGTGACCCGCCTCGGTGAGCTGGACCGCGCGCTGGCCCGGCACGCGGCCGGCGACTACGGCCGGTGCGAGTCCTGCGGTGGCCCGATCGCGCCCGAGCGCTTGGTCGCACGCCCCGCCGCCACCACCTGCATCACCTGCGCGCGCGCCTGA
- a CDS encoding TetR/AcrR family transcriptional regulator produces the protein MSSTPDAPPMEEPPTRRRGVERRPQAERSQETRTRILDAAVALLVEEGYSRTNTLAIQAKAGVSRGRLLHQFPSKEELLVAAAHHVWERRRGENQRAETSLPTEPGARIDAVVELLWSTFNENQFWAATELWVASRTEPALADVIRPAERRLGRAIWASMDNLFGAELAAHPRYPLVRHTLFTSMRGVALTYAFDQRDPSTEPSLANWKQLAKAILLAS, from the coding sequence ATGTCGAGCACGCCGGACGCCCCGCCGATGGAGGAGCCGCCGACCCGTCGGCGAGGCGTGGAGCGCCGTCCGCAGGCCGAGCGGAGCCAGGAGACGCGCACCCGGATCCTGGACGCCGCGGTGGCGCTACTCGTCGAGGAGGGGTACTCCCGAACGAACACGCTGGCGATCCAGGCGAAGGCCGGGGTCTCCCGTGGCCGGCTGCTGCACCAGTTCCCCTCCAAGGAGGAGCTGCTGGTCGCGGCCGCGCACCACGTCTGGGAGCGGCGGCGCGGCGAGAACCAGCGGGCCGAGACGTCGCTGCCCACGGAGCCCGGCGCGCGGATCGACGCGGTCGTCGAACTGCTCTGGTCGACGTTCAACGAGAACCAGTTCTGGGCCGCGACCGAGCTCTGGGTGGCGTCCCGCACCGAGCCGGCGCTCGCCGACGTGATCCGCCCGGCCGAACGTCGCCTGGGACGGGCGATCTGGGCGTCCATGGACAATCTGTTCGGCGCGGAGCTGGCGGCGCACCCGAGGTACCCGCTGGTCCGCCACACGTTGTTCACGAGCATGCGTGGGGTCGCGCTGACCTACGCGTTCGACCAGCGCGATCCGTCCACCGAGCCGAGCTTGGCGAACTGGAAGCAGCTGGCGAAGGCGATTCTGCTGGCGTCCTGA